The Streptomyces sp. NBC_01197 genome window below encodes:
- a CDS encoding type II toxin-antitoxin system VapB family antitoxin produces the protein MIFKRIGSGRPYPDHGRESTRQWADVAPRPVRLDQLVTTKGQLDLETLLAEDSTFYGDLFAHVVKWQGDLYLEDGLHRAVRAALQQRQVLHARVLDMG, from the coding sequence GTGATCTTCAAGCGCATCGGAAGCGGACGCCCGTACCCCGACCACGGCAGGGAATCCACCCGCCAGTGGGCGGATGTAGCGCCGCGCCCGGTCCGGCTGGACCAGCTCGTGACCACCAAGGGCCAGCTGGACCTGGAAACGCTGCTCGCGGAGGACTCCACGTTCTACGGGGATCTCTTCGCGCACGTAGTGAAGTGGCAGGGCGACCTCTATCTGGAGGACGGACTGCACCGGGCGGTACGAGCCGCACTCCAGCAGCGGCAGGTCCTGCACGCGCGCGTTCTCGACATGGGCTGA
- a CDS encoding SigB/SigF/SigG family RNA polymerase sigma factor, whose protein sequence is MPASTAPEVPPQTALPQNSQTPASQTQTDQTHTDQPPTAQPQTGHTPGSQTQTTQTRSSQPQTTQATVEETPAAKTRGADTRALTQVLFAKLKGVEPGSAEHTRVRSALIEANLPLVRYAAARFRSRNEPMEDVVQVGTIGLINAIDRFDPERGVQFPTFAMPTVVGEIKRYFRDNVRTVHVPRRLHELWVQVTGATEDLTTMHGRSPTTAEIAERLRISEEDVLSCIEAGRSYHAQSLEAAQEGDGLPGLLDRLGYEDPALAGVEHRDLVRHLLVQLPEREQRILMLRYYSNLTQSQISQELGVSQMHVSRLLARSFARLRSANRIEA, encoded by the coding sequence GTGCCGGCCAGTACTGCGCCTGAAGTACCGCCCCAGACCGCCCTGCCCCAGAACAGCCAGACCCCGGCCTCACAGACCCAGACCGACCAGACCCACACCGACCAGCCGCCGACCGCCCAGCCCCAGACCGGCCACACCCCGGGCAGCCAGACCCAGACCACTCAGACCCGGAGCAGTCAGCCCCAGACCACTCAGGCCACGGTCGAGGAGACCCCGGCCGCCAAGACCCGGGGTGCGGACACCCGGGCGCTGACCCAGGTGCTGTTCGCCAAGCTCAAGGGGGTCGAGCCGGGCAGCGCCGAGCACACCAGGGTGCGCTCGGCGCTGATCGAGGCGAATCTGCCGCTGGTCCGGTACGCCGCCGCCCGGTTCCGCAGTCGCAACGAGCCGATGGAGGACGTCGTCCAGGTCGGCACGATCGGGCTCATCAACGCCATCGACCGGTTCGACCCGGAGCGGGGGGTGCAGTTCCCCACCTTCGCGATGCCGACCGTCGTCGGCGAGATCAAGCGCTACTTCCGCGACAACGTACGGACCGTCCACGTCCCCCGGCGGCTGCACGAACTCTGGGTGCAGGTCACCGGGGCCACCGAGGACCTCACGACGATGCACGGACGGTCCCCCACGACGGCGGAGATCGCCGAGCGGCTGCGCATCAGCGAGGAGGACGTCCTGTCCTGCATCGAGGCGGGCCGCTCGTACCACGCGCAGTCGCTGGAGGCCGCCCAGGAGGGCGACGGACTGCCCGGGCTGCTCGACCGGCTCGGTTACGAGGACCCGGCGCTGGCCGGAGTCGAACACCGCGACCTGGTCCGGCATCTGCTCGTCCAGCTGCCGGAGCGGGAGCAGCGGATCCTGATGCTGCGCTACTACAGCAATCTGACGCAGTCACAGATCAGCCAGGAACTGGGCGTCTCCCAGATGCACGTATCAAGACTGCTGGCCAGAAGCTTCGCGCGGCTCCGATCCGCAAACCGGATCGAGGCGTAA
- a CDS encoding RNA polymerase sigma factor SigF, with the protein MSAEQGSSKVLTKDAPETLSSELPSSGAIDTRTLSRSLFLRLAILASQEPDSPERTYVRDTLIELNLPLVRYAAARFRSRNEPMEDIVQVGTIGLIKAIDRFDCERGVEFPTFAMPTIVGEIKRFFRDTSWSVRVPRRLQELRLALTKTSDELAQKLDRSPTVPELALALGVSEEDVVDGLAVGNAYTASSLDSPSPEDDGGEGSLADRLGYDDTALEGVEYRESLKPLLAKLPQRERQIIMLRFFANMTQSQIGEEVGISQMHVSRLLTRTLAQLREGLIGE; encoded by the coding sequence ATGTCCGCAGAACAGGGCAGCTCGAAGGTGCTCACGAAAGACGCACCGGAGACACTCAGCTCCGAATTGCCGAGCTCTGGCGCCATCGACACCCGCACTCTGTCCCGCTCCCTCTTCCTGCGGCTCGCCATACTGGCCTCCCAGGAACCGGACAGCCCGGAGCGCACCTACGTACGGGACACGCTGATCGAGCTCAACCTGCCGCTGGTGCGTTACGCGGCGGCCAGGTTCCGCAGCCGGAACGAGCCGATGGAGGACATCGTCCAGGTCGGCACGATCGGCCTGATCAAGGCGATCGACCGGTTCGACTGCGAACGCGGCGTCGAATTCCCGACGTTCGCGATGCCGACCATCGTCGGCGAGATCAAGCGCTTCTTCCGCGACACCTCGTGGTCGGTGCGGGTACCGCGCCGCCTCCAGGAGCTGCGGCTCGCGCTGACCAAGACCAGCGACGAACTGGCCCAGAAGCTCGACCGTTCACCGACCGTCCCCGAACTCGCCCTGGCTCTGGGCGTCTCGGAGGAGGACGTGGTCGACGGGCTCGCGGTGGGCAACGCGTACACCGCGTCCTCGCTCGACTCGCCCTCCCCGGAGGACGACGGTGGCGAGGGGTCCCTGGCGGACCGTCTCGGCTACGACGACACGGCGCTGGAGGGAGTCGAGTACCGGGAGTCGCTGAAGCCGCTGCTGGCCAAACTGCCCCAGCGGGAACGGCAGATCATCATGCTGCGGTTCTTCGCCAACATGACCCAGTCGCAGATCGGCGAGGAGGTCGGCATCTCCCAGATGCATGTGTCCAGGCTGCTCACGCGGACGCTGGCGCAGCTGCGCGAGGGCTTGATCGGGGAGTAG
- a CDS encoding NADP-dependent oxidoreductase yields MTSTDTPDKFNSPDPAAATDSTGPAAPGDAPVMLALHQTVLGGPEVLQLTELPRPAPGPGEILVAVHAAGLNPTDFKHRALSMFLPPPPLTLGWDVSGTVVETGFGVALFRPGDEVFGMLPYPYGAGSHAEYVTGPTRAFTAKPAGIDHVQAAALPLAALTAWQALVDTAGLRAGQRVLVHAAAGGVGHLAVQIAKERGAHVTGTASAPKHDFLRGLGADACIDHRSEDFTDTEERYDVVLDSLGGETATRSVGVLRPGGVLVSLLPGTDDTRAAAERAQVRAVNLLVEHDQAGMRAIAELADRGKLRAHVSGTFPLAEGARAHIRGETGRTTGKLVITVR; encoded by the coding sequence ATGACTTCGACGGACACCCCTGACAAATTCAACTCCCCGGACCCGGCGGCCGCCACGGACTCCACCGGCCCCGCCGCCCCGGGCGACGCCCCCGTGATGCTCGCCCTGCACCAGACAGTCCTCGGCGGCCCGGAGGTCCTGCAGCTGACCGAGCTTCCGCGCCCCGCGCCCGGCCCCGGGGAGATCCTCGTCGCCGTGCACGCGGCCGGACTCAACCCCACCGACTTCAAGCACCGCGCCCTGAGCATGTTCCTGCCGCCTCCGCCACTGACCCTCGGCTGGGACGTCTCCGGCACCGTCGTGGAGACCGGCTTCGGCGTCGCCCTCTTCCGGCCCGGTGACGAGGTGTTCGGCATGTTGCCCTACCCGTACGGGGCCGGCTCCCACGCCGAGTACGTGACCGGACCCACCCGCGCCTTCACCGCCAAGCCCGCCGGAATCGACCACGTGCAGGCGGCCGCTCTGCCACTGGCCGCGCTCACCGCCTGGCAGGCCCTCGTCGACACCGCGGGCCTCCGGGCCGGGCAGCGGGTGCTGGTCCACGCCGCGGCAGGCGGTGTCGGTCACCTCGCCGTACAGATCGCCAAGGAGCGCGGCGCCCACGTCACCGGGACGGCGAGCGCCCCCAAACATGACTTCCTGCGTGGCCTGGGCGCGGACGCCTGCATCGACCACCGCTCCGAGGACTTCACCGACACCGAGGAGCGTTACGACGTCGTCCTCGACTCCCTCGGCGGGGAGACCGCCACCCGCTCTGTCGGCGTGCTCCGCCCCGGCGGCGTCCTCGTCTCGCTGCTGCCGGGCACCGATGACACCCGGGCCGCGGCGGAGAGGGCACAGGTCCGCGCAGTCAACCTGCTCGTTGAGCACGATCAGGCCGGCATGCGCGCCATCGCCGAACTCGCCGACCGGGGCAAGCTCCGTGCCCACGTCTCCGGCACCTTCCCCCTCGCCGAAGGCGCCCGCGCCCACATCCGGGGAGAGACGGGCCGCACCACGGGCAAGCTCGTCATCACGGTGCGCTGA
- the tadA gene encoding tRNA adenosine(34) deaminase TadA — MTDPLRDPWAAPMRLALAEAAQAAVAGDVPVGAVVLAPDGTPLAAGHNEREATGDPTAHAEILAVRRAAASLGEWRLTGCTLVVTLEPCTMCAGAIVQSRVDRVVFGALDEKAGAAGSLWDVVRDRRLNHRPEVVVGVLADACADQLTSFFRDR, encoded by the coding sequence ATGACCGATCCCCTACGTGATCCCTGGGCCGCGCCGATGCGACTGGCCCTGGCCGAGGCCGCGCAGGCGGCGGTGGCCGGCGATGTGCCGGTCGGCGCCGTCGTGCTGGCCCCGGACGGCACGCCGCTCGCGGCGGGCCACAACGAACGCGAGGCGACGGGCGACCCGACGGCACACGCCGAGATCCTGGCGGTCCGCCGGGCCGCGGCGTCGCTCGGCGAGTGGCGGCTGACCGGCTGCACGCTCGTCGTCACGCTGGAACCCTGCACCATGTGTGCGGGCGCGATCGTCCAGTCGCGGGTGGACCGGGTCGTCTTCGGCGCACTCGACGAGAAGGCCGGAGCGGCGGGCTCACTCTGGGACGTCGTACGGGACCGCAGGCTCAACCACCGCCCCGAAGTAGTCGTCGGGGTGCTCGCGGACGCGTGCGCGGACCAGCTGACGTCCTTCTTCCGCGACCGCTAG
- a CDS encoding DUF4232 domain-containing protein, translating to MRIQKISVLTLVAVAAGLSLTACDKGSDSSSAPVGSSSSTPNHSGSSDSSGSQSQAGPAKSESAVGVGTNVTNKAGSGAAPGTAHAPGNACRTANLGFTTSGGMAEGELIVNLKNTGAATCTLHGFPGVDLKGRTGTISAARSKLAAHDVSVAPGQETRFTLHYPPNNTGGSGVTFTSLVVTPPNETHAHTIAQAINIPASQSGPAVSVDPVGAGK from the coding sequence ATGCGCATCCAGAAGATCTCGGTCCTCACTCTCGTCGCCGTGGCCGCCGGACTCTCACTCACGGCCTGCGACAAGGGCAGCGACAGCTCCAGCGCTCCCGTCGGCTCAAGCTCCAGCACTCCGAACCATTCCGGTAGTTCTGACAGTTCAGGCAGCCAGAGCCAGGCCGGCCCGGCCAAGTCCGAGTCCGCCGTCGGGGTCGGGACCAACGTCACCAACAAGGCCGGCTCCGGCGCGGCGCCGGGCACCGCGCATGCCCCGGGCAACGCCTGCCGGACCGCGAACCTGGGGTTCACCACCTCGGGCGGCATGGCGGAGGGCGAACTGATCGTCAACCTCAAGAACACCGGCGCCGCCACCTGCACGCTGCACGGCTTCCCGGGTGTGGACCTCAAGGGCCGTACCGGCACCATCAGCGCCGCCCGCAGCAAGCTCGCCGCGCACGATGTCAGCGTGGCGCCCGGCCAGGAGACCCGCTTCACCCTGCACTACCCGCCGAACAACACCGGCGGCTCCGGTGTCACGTTCACCAGCCTTGTGGTCACGCCGCCCAACGAGACCCACGCGCACACCATCGCCCAGGCCATCAACATCCCCGCCAGCCAGTCCGGCCCCGCCGTCTCCGTCGACCCGGTCGGCGCGGGAAAGTAA
- a CDS encoding GlxA family transcriptional regulator, producing MPAAPAARRAPGACETPAARPASAAPSWARDFADRAAAMDGRMSPDLRPGAHKVVVLALDGVYPFELGIPHRILGSADGRYEVLSASVDGQPVRTDSDLTITPGHGPEVLAEADTVVIPPYAISRASATAPDPRALAALSRVRPGTRLVSICTGAFLLAAAGLLDGRRATTHWALTDHFQELFPRVEFDAGVLFVDHGDVLTAAGAASGVDVCLHLVRQDHGSEVANQVARCCVVPPYRDGGQAQYIERPLPPTSGTGTGPTRDWALRRLDLPLSLDELAAHAAMSTRTFARRFREETGLSPVRWLTQQRLRRARHLLESSDLPVERVAHEVGFATATSLRRHLAAEAGVAPSAYRRTFRASRP from the coding sequence ATGCCCGCCGCCCCTGCCGCCCGTCGCGCCCCCGGCGCCTGCGAAACCCCTGCCGCCCGCCCCGCCTCCGCCGCGCCCTCCTGGGCCCGTGACTTCGCCGACCGCGCGGCCGCAATGGACGGCCGGATGAGCCCGGACCTGCGACCCGGCGCTCACAAGGTCGTGGTCCTCGCCCTCGACGGCGTCTATCCCTTCGAACTCGGCATCCCGCACCGGATCCTGGGTTCCGCCGACGGCCGCTACGAGGTGCTGTCCGCGAGCGTGGACGGGCAGCCCGTGCGCACCGACTCGGACCTGACCATCACCCCCGGGCACGGTCCCGAGGTGCTGGCCGAGGCGGACACCGTGGTCATCCCGCCGTACGCGATCTCCCGGGCCTCGGCCACCGCCCCGGACCCGCGGGCCCTCGCCGCCCTGTCCCGCGTCCGCCCCGGCACCCGTCTGGTGTCCATCTGCACCGGCGCCTTCCTGCTGGCGGCCGCCGGTCTCCTGGACGGGCGCCGGGCCACCACCCACTGGGCGCTCACCGACCACTTCCAGGAGCTGTTCCCCCGGGTCGAGTTCGACGCCGGCGTGCTCTTCGTCGACCACGGTGACGTACTGACCGCCGCGGGGGCGGCGAGCGGTGTCGACGTCTGCCTGCACCTGGTGCGCCAGGACCACGGCAGCGAGGTAGCCAACCAGGTCGCCCGTTGCTGCGTCGTGCCGCCGTACCGGGACGGCGGGCAGGCCCAGTACATCGAGCGGCCGCTGCCGCCGACGAGCGGAACCGGTACCGGGCCGACCCGCGACTGGGCGCTGCGGCGACTGGACCTGCCGCTGTCGCTGGACGAGCTGGCCGCGCACGCGGCGATGAGTACCCGTACCTTCGCCCGGCGCTTCCGGGAGGAGACAGGTCTGAGCCCCGTCCGCTGGCTGACCCAGCAGCGGCTGCGGCGGGCGCGGCACCTGCTGGAGTCCAGCGACCTCCCGGTGGAACGGGTAGCCCACGAGGTCGGCTTCGCCACCGCCACCTCGCTGCGGCGGCACTTGGCGGCGGAGGCCGGGGTCGCCCCGTCGGCGTACCGGCGCACCTTCCGCGCCTCGCGCCCATAG
- a CDS encoding LytR C-terminal domain-containing protein: MSMLTPPGMGGKYRITGDKYPRMHRPRRRGRLVFGIVAAVVALGLVGWGSLQLIHLFTGGSHKASAAGQQHDCKAGASAASTAPPKALPKPATIKVNVYNATPRGGLAKSTADELKKRGFTIGKVGNAPAAFDKKVPGTALLLGSARTPDASFSVLGTQVKGATQKTDTRKTGDVDLIIGTGFKALDTKQDAAKALTVLAHPQPTPAGKC, translated from the coding sequence ATGAGCATGCTCACACCCCCCGGCATGGGCGGAAAGTACCGCATCACGGGCGACAAGTACCCGAGGATGCACCGCCCCCGACGGCGTGGCCGACTCGTTTTCGGGATCGTGGCCGCAGTCGTCGCCCTCGGCCTGGTCGGCTGGGGATCGCTGCAGCTCATCCACCTCTTCACCGGCGGCTCCCACAAGGCGTCGGCCGCGGGCCAGCAGCACGACTGCAAAGCCGGCGCCTCGGCCGCCTCCACCGCGCCGCCGAAGGCACTGCCGAAGCCCGCGACGATCAAGGTCAACGTCTACAACGCGACCCCGCGCGGCGGGCTGGCCAAGTCCACCGCCGACGAGCTCAAGAAGCGCGGCTTCACCATCGGCAAGGTGGGCAACGCCCCCGCCGCCTTCGACAAGAAGGTCCCCGGCACCGCGCTGCTGCTGGGGTCGGCCAGGACCCCGGACGCGTCGTTCTCCGTACTCGGTACGCAGGTCAAGGGCGCCACGCAGAAGACCGACACCCGGAAGACCGGCGACGTCGACCTGATCATCGGCACCGGCTTCAAGGCCCTGGACACGAAGCAGGACGCCGCCAAGGCGCTGACCGTACTGGCCCACCCCCAGCCGACGCCGGCCGGGAAGTGCTGA
- a CDS encoding Dabb family protein translates to MIRHLVLFKLNEGVSRDEPRVVAGAKAFAELGGLIPEAEFWECAWNISDRPIAYDFAINSAVQDADALKRYIEHPAHQAAVGQWSEFATWVIADYPF, encoded by the coding sequence TTGATCCGCCACTTGGTCCTCTTCAAGCTCAACGAGGGCGTCTCACGTGACGAACCCCGGGTCGTGGCCGGCGCCAAAGCGTTCGCGGAGCTCGGCGGGCTGATCCCGGAGGCGGAGTTCTGGGAGTGCGCCTGGAACATCAGCGACCGGCCCATCGCCTACGACTTCGCGATCAACTCGGCTGTCCAGGACGCCGACGCGCTGAAGCGCTACATCGAGCACCCCGCCCACCAGGCGGCCGTCGGGCAGTGGAGCGAGTTCGCCACCTGGGTGATCGCCGACTACCCCTTCTGA
- a CDS encoding tRNA adenosine deaminase-associated protein produces MYFAALLARTEDGWEASDTELDDVETLSDLTDLAREVSGDEDTVLVFIEQEGAWFGVVRVDGEDDPRIYVSDAAAASRSSYGEILLTDELMGRDPQDPDALEELVDLDGTEDGELEEDGDDPADESEAVPPGPLGDITILADLGVTEKELLTLGPDALADIADALGAAEVLETVR; encoded by the coding sequence GTGTACTTCGCCGCACTGCTCGCGCGCACCGAAGACGGGTGGGAAGCGAGCGACACGGAGCTCGACGATGTGGAAACCCTCAGTGATCTGACCGATCTCGCCCGGGAAGTCTCCGGGGACGAGGACACCGTCCTCGTCTTCATCGAACAGGAGGGCGCCTGGTTCGGCGTCGTCCGGGTCGACGGCGAGGACGATCCACGGATCTACGTCTCGGACGCCGCAGCCGCAAGCCGTTCCTCGTACGGAGAGATCCTGCTCACCGACGAGCTGATGGGCCGGGACCCGCAGGACCCGGACGCCCTGGAAGAACTTGTCGATCTCGACGGTACGGAGGACGGTGAGCTGGAGGAGGACGGGGACGACCCGGCCGACGAGAGCGAAGCCGTACCGCCGGGACCGCTCGGGGACATCACGATCCTCGCCGACCTCGGCGTGACGGAGAAGGAGCTCCTGACACTCGGCCCCGACGCACTGGCAGACATCGCCGACGCACTGGGCGCCGCCGAGGTCCTGGAAACCGTCCGCTGA
- a CDS encoding MarR family winged helix-turn-helix transcriptional regulator, giving the protein MAAQSQYEELARQLSAIGAVQRGLSRILPPECPTGSAAALSLLGRHGEMRMSRLAELLAVDMSVTSRHVAHVAERGWIERSPDPADKRSRILRLTPAGNDMLGVLADRYIDSLARTLSDWSDDEVGQLNALLDRLRASFGDCRAWTGHHEQTRASA; this is encoded by the coding sequence GTGGCAGCGCAGAGTCAGTACGAAGAACTGGCCAGGCAGCTGAGTGCCATCGGCGCCGTCCAGCGCGGCCTCTCCCGCATACTCCCGCCTGAATGCCCGACCGGATCAGCCGCCGCGCTGTCCCTGCTGGGCCGGCACGGCGAGATGCGGATGAGCAGGCTCGCTGAATTGCTCGCCGTGGACATGTCGGTGACCAGCCGGCATGTGGCCCACGTCGCGGAGCGCGGCTGGATCGAGCGGTCCCCGGACCCCGCCGACAAGCGCTCCCGCATCCTGCGGCTCACCCCCGCAGGCAACGACATGCTCGGCGTCCTCGCCGATCGATACATCGACTCTCTCGCTCGCACTCTCAGCGACTGGTCCGACGACGAGGTCGGGCAGCTCAACGCGCTCCTGGATCGCCTGCGCGCCAGCTTCGGCGACTGCCGGGCCTGGACCGGACACCACGAGCAGACCCGTGCGTCTGCCTAG
- a CDS encoding MFS transporter: MATTTPAGVRGGHAKHGGGHAPHGGNPAPADSAPMTHRQIMEALSGLLLGMFVAILSSTIVTNALPKIVSDLHGSQSSYTWVVTASLLAMTATTPLWGKLSDLFSKKLLVQIALIIYVLGSAAAGLSQNSSTLIIFRVVQGIGVGGLSALAQIVMAAMISPRERGRYSGYLGATFAVATVAGPLLGGVITDTSWLGWRWCFYVGVPFAVIALIVLQKTLKLPVIKREVKVDWGGAFFIAAAVSLLMVWITFAGDKYDWMSWQTAAMVGGSVVLGLLFMLVESKASEPIIPLRLFRNPTITLASIGSLFVGVAMFSGTVFFSQYFQLARGKSPTMSGVMTIPMIGGLFISSTISGQFITRTGKWKIWLVSGGVLVTAGLGLLSTIRYDTTYWHVAVFMALMGLGIGMMMQNLVLCTQNQVSQKDLGSASSTVSFFRSLGGAVGVSALGAVLANRVTHFVTDGLHDLGPKGAALAGKGMGDGSVPDIGALPQPLRSIMESAYGHGVANVFLYAAACALLAFLVTLFIKEVPLRTRAVGAPDQEVPAAAASAAVAETVPVNAVPAGSLPAPATPYGSGPTTEETMPMQSAPTPGITIHGVVRGAEGAPVGQAAVTLISLAGRQLGRAVAQGDGGYAVDAPSSGSYVLIASADGFQPQASTVSVGDEALSYDILLSGTSGLAGSVKSADGGKAVEGAMVVVTDVRGDVLATGTSGAQGEFTFSEMIPGSVTVAVNATGFRPMALPVDVGGQGVTRVEVALESGSLVQGVVRGGADRRPLPDARVTLVDAAGNVVATATTGSDGAYGFADLNSGEYTVIATGYPPVAGSLTVAGSGIDGHDIQLAHPGE, encoded by the coding sequence ATGGCTACGACCACACCGGCCGGTGTGCGGGGCGGCCACGCCAAGCACGGGGGCGGTCACGCTCCCCACGGGGGGAATCCCGCCCCGGCTGACAGTGCGCCGATGACGCACCGGCAAATCATGGAGGCCCTGTCGGGCCTGCTGCTCGGCATGTTCGTCGCGATCCTGTCGTCGACGATCGTCACCAACGCGCTGCCGAAGATCGTCTCCGATCTGCACGGCAGCCAGTCCTCCTACACCTGGGTCGTGACCGCGTCCCTGCTGGCGATGACGGCGACCACCCCGCTCTGGGGCAAGCTCTCCGACCTGTTCAGCAAGAAGCTGCTCGTCCAGATAGCACTGATCATCTACGTCCTGGGCTCGGCCGCGGCCGGTCTCTCGCAGAACTCATCGACACTGATCATCTTCCGCGTCGTCCAGGGCATCGGCGTCGGCGGTCTCTCCGCCCTCGCGCAGATCGTCATGGCCGCGATGATCTCCCCCCGTGAGCGGGGCCGGTACAGCGGTTACCTCGGCGCCACCTTCGCGGTCGCGACCGTCGCGGGGCCGCTCCTCGGCGGTGTGATCACGGACACCAGCTGGCTCGGCTGGCGCTGGTGCTTCTACGTCGGTGTGCCCTTCGCGGTCATCGCGCTGATCGTTCTGCAGAAGACCCTGAAGCTTCCCGTCATCAAGCGCGAGGTCAAGGTCGACTGGGGCGGCGCGTTCTTCATCGCCGCCGCGGTGTCCCTGCTCATGGTCTGGATCACCTTCGCCGGTGACAAGTACGACTGGATGTCCTGGCAGACGGCCGCCATGGTCGGCGGCTCGGTCGTCCTGGGGCTGCTCTTCATGCTCGTCGAGTCCAAGGCGAGCGAGCCGATCATCCCGCTGCGGCTCTTCCGCAACCCGACGATCACCCTTGCCTCCATCGGCTCGCTGTTCGTCGGTGTCGCGATGTTCTCCGGCACCGTCTTCTTCAGCCAGTACTTCCAGCTGGCGCGCGGCAAGTCGCCGACGATGTCCGGTGTGATGACGATCCCGATGATCGGCGGTCTGTTCATCTCGTCGACCATCTCGGGGCAGTTCATCACCCGGACGGGCAAGTGGAAGATCTGGCTGGTCAGCGGTGGTGTGCTGGTGACCGCCGGGCTCGGCCTGCTCTCCACCATCCGGTACGACACCACGTACTGGCACGTGGCGGTCTTCATGGCCCTGATGGGTCTCGGCATCGGAATGATGATGCAGAACCTGGTGCTCTGCACGCAGAACCAGGTCTCCCAGAAGGACCTCGGTTCGGCGTCCTCCACCGTCTCGTTCTTCCGCTCCCTCGGTGGTGCGGTCGGCGTCTCGGCGCTGGGCGCGGTGCTCGCCAACCGGGTCACCCACTTCGTCACCGACGGCCTCCACGACCTGGGCCCGAAGGGCGCGGCGCTGGCCGGAAAGGGCATGGGCGACGGATCGGTTCCCGACATCGGTGCCCTGCCGCAGCCACTGCGCTCCATCATGGAAAGCGCGTACGGCCACGGCGTCGCCAACGTCTTCCTGTACGCCGCCGCCTGTGCGCTGCTCGCGTTCCTGGTGACGCTCTTCATCAAGGAGGTACCGCTGCGTACTCGCGCCGTGGGTGCACCCGACCAGGAGGTACCCGCCGCAGCCGCTTCGGCAGCGGTGGCGGAGACTGTCCCTGTCAACGCCGTTCCGGCCGGCTCTCTGCCGGCCCCCGCCACTCCGTACGGAAGTGGCCCGACCACTGAGGAGACGATGCCGATGCAGTCCGCCCCCACCCCAGGTATCACTATCCACGGTGTCGTCAGGGGCGCCGAGGGCGCACCGGTCGGCCAGGCGGCCGTCACGCTGATCTCGCTGGCCGGGCGCCAGCTGGGCCGCGCGGTAGCGCAGGGTGACGGCGGCTACGCGGTGGACGCGCCGAGCTCCGGCTCGTACGTCCTGATCGCGTCCGCCGACGGCTTCCAGCCGCAGGCCTCCACCGTGTCCGTCGGGGACGAGGCGCTGTCGTACGACATCCTCCTCTCCGGTACGAGCGGTCTCGCCGGATCCGTGAAGTCCGCCGACGGCGGCAAGGCCGTCGAGGGCGCGATGGTCGTCGTCACCGATGTGCGCGGCGATGTGCTGGCCACCGGCACGTCCGGTGCGCAGGGCGAGTTCACCTTCAGCGAGATGATCCCGGGTTCGGTGACCGTCGCGGTGAACGCGACCGGCTTCCGGCCGATGGCCCTGCCGGTCGACGTCGGCGGCCAAGGTGTCACCCGTGTCGAGGTCGCGCTGGAGTCCGGTTCGCTGGTCCAGGGTGTCGTACGCGGTGGAGCCGACCGGCGCCCGCTGCCCGACGCCAGGGTGACGCTGGTGGACGCCGCGGGCAACGTGGTGGCCACGGCGACCACCGGGAGCGACGGAGCCTACGGTTTCGCCGACCTCAACTCCGGCGAGTACACGGTCATCGCGACGGGTTACCCGCCGGTGGCGGGCTCGTTGACGGTCGCGGGAAGCGGCATCGACGGACACGACATCCAACTGGCCCACCCGGGCGAGTAG
- the upp gene encoding uracil phosphoribosyltransferase, translated as MRIHVVDHPLVAHKLTTLRDKRTDSATFRRLADELVTLLAYEATRDVRTEQVDIETPVTATTGVRLSYPRPLVVPILRAGLGMLEGMVRLLPTAEVGFLGMVRDEETLKASTYASRMPDDLSGRQVYVLDPMLATGGTLVAAIRELIARGADDVTAVVLLAAPEGVEVMESELAGTPVTVVTASVDERLNEQGYIVPGLGDAGDRMYGSAE; from the coding sequence ATGCGTATCCACGTCGTCGACCACCCGCTGGTGGCGCACAAACTCACCACGCTGCGCGACAAGCGCACCGACTCCGCCACCTTCCGGCGCCTCGCCGACGAGCTGGTCACCCTGCTCGCGTACGAGGCCACGCGCGATGTGCGCACCGAGCAGGTCGACATCGAGACCCCGGTGACGGCGACCACCGGCGTGCGGCTGTCGTACCCCCGGCCCCTGGTCGTGCCGATCCTGCGGGCGGGGCTCGGCATGCTCGAAGGAATGGTGCGGCTGCTGCCGACCGCCGAAGTGGGCTTCCTGGGCATGGTCCGTGACGAGGAGACGCTGAAGGCGTCCACCTACGCGTCACGGATGCCCGACGACCTCTCGGGGCGTCAGGTGTACGTCCTGGACCCGATGCTGGCCACCGGCGGCACACTGGTCGCCGCGATCCGCGAGCTGATCGCGCGCGGCGCCGACGACGTCACGGCCGTCGTGCTCCTCGCCGCGCCCGAGGGTGTCGAGGTCATGGAGAGCGAACTGGCGGGCACGCCGGTCACGGTGGTCACCGCCTCCGTCGACGAGCGGCTCAACGAGCAGGGTTACATCGTGCCGGGGCTCGGCGACGCGGGCGACCGGATGTACGGGTCTGCCGAGTAG